Proteins encoded together in one Lathamus discolor isolate bLatDis1 chromosome 3, bLatDis1.hap1, whole genome shotgun sequence window:
- the ZNF804A gene encoding zinc finger protein 804A isoform X3 gives MTAVDFYCWLLVLNTAGVEDQRVKSLAMYMEHQETQKSEDYAEKKNTIAEALEDLKANFYCELCDKQYYKHQEFDNHINSYDHAHKQRLKELKQREFARNIASKSWKDERKQEKALRRLHKLAELRKERTCAPGSGPMFKSTTVTVRDHCSNIPQSAAIDSTNNQDLIHGAQNGEDVASVTSSIPGNACSNKSDTSKCGDRVQGAQGHRVGFSFAFPKKAVVKLESSAAVFYEYNDDTSIEHRFGRRSRFVPGACNIHSPSVAEIVLCPEKKHNCFHPLVKKCIGTAEAPKAQEPEKLAGKESSVLESPVLTPAASHSKQLVSLHMGGYGIDVNAADVIDQTLPVAVDSAQVLPLDCSGYELQANRALAQAVVEDSLSLQDVAEENDTDSNSDPSMTETEIKRLVADVSVPSVSEESSGGTVQSKPDMHKRPCEPFVPVLSKHGSNILQWPSEMLIYTNTDPSISYSCNPLYFDFKLSRATDSQEKPKHQPNIPHLHHKSESNHSLNFTNKPTPECGDYETEINKDVCDYTIPLISDNSLLRNCDLAKHQTKVSLDESFRIRKIEKYHISKNHLRQNTVIDEKYNKLWIKESHEKWLHKSRKRKRKRKLYHHHHHCGDMIAAEMEMSSMSEKQISYRDENKYQHLQNNPEKWRYDVGNIWLAAGELQHSHQKLGIENGHKRVMSEPHHVHGDRGWCDVWSATNNQHHGCKQWHRRSRASSREYAKQLALSSRRHSLRYAKTCCSWKVRRSSCSPEHKCLGHCSVEKSLSQKQSVKRGYSVLTEETKKSHCKRREHICSSSSEESWYGQTLSAEEYLRQAQTIGTHHRIKGKRRKRKTRIHHILLDRKARSENSRPSTESSANSTLNVLRDLSTQDSLEEVSADPKADHAKDTDETTQLEESKSSLDTDSSHMLEHNEPRVCTAMENTQGVFSDVTVPLPEHCTPAAASTQGVLQEEKKKEEVNSNENQAHYKPPLPNRHLEQAPPRSYLCHYELAESLPHEKINEVTGEWVQCNPGIFSSPPPLPFKEAHVNSHTFLTTEQLLAPFTLPDQTLIFPPDNHDKFKDLSSEAYQQIMPQNILASKVKFTFPPTAIQPPNSPLQPVPLQLPLCSTSVTTIHHTVLQQHAAASLKVLQPHQQFLSQVPALSRAPLPHVAVGPRLCPGAHTAFVTAPHLPLLPPSVLPPSPPAFPLLPHTVFPSLLSAHPTVISLQPLF, from the exons AGACTGAAGGAGCTGAAACAGAGGGAGTTTGCTCGAAACATAGCATCTAAGTCATGGaaagatgaaaggaaacaggagaaagcCCTTCGACGTTTGCACAAGCTGGCTGAGCTAAGGAAAGAGAGAACTTG tGCTCCTGGAAGTGGCCCTATGTTCAAATCTACTACAGTGACTGTGCGAGATCATTGCAGTAATATCCCCCAAAGTGCTGCCATAGATTCTACCAACAATCAGGATTTAATTCATGGTGCACAGAATGGTGAAGATGTTGCTTCTGTTACTTCTTCCATTCCTGGAAATGCGTGTAGTAATAAATCTGACACTAGCAAATGTGGAGATCGGGTTCAAGGAGCTCAAGGACATAGAGTTggtttctcttttgcttttcccaAGAAAGCAGTGGTCAAACTGGAgtcttcagctgctgttttctaTGAATATAATGACGATACGTCTATAGAGCATAGATTTGGTAGAAGAAGTAGATTTGTTCCAGGAGCATGTAACATTCATTCTCCTTCAGTGGCAGAAATAGTCCTGTGCCCTGAGAAGAAACATAACTGTTTTCACCCACTGGTGAAAAAATGCATAGGCACAGCAGAAGCTCCTAAAGCTCAGGAGCCAGAAAAACTGGCTGGTAAAGAAAGCAGTGTGCTGGAGTCTCCTGTCTTAactcctgctgcatcccattCAAAGCAGCTAGTTTCCTTGCACATGGGTGGCTATGGCATTGATGTGAATGCAGCAGACGTAATCGACCAAACGCTGCCCGTGGCTGTGGACAGTGCTCAGGTCCTACCCCTGGACTGCAGTGGGTATGAGCTGCAGGCAAACAGGGCTCTGGCACAGGCAGTTGTGGAGGACTCTTTATCTCTGCAGGATGTTGCTGAGGAAAATGATACAGATAGCAACAGTGATCCATCCATgactgaaactgaaataaaaagactgGTTGCAGATGTATCAGTTCCATCAGTGTCTGAAGAAAGTAGTGGTGGAACCGTACAAAGCAAACCGGACATGCACAAGAGACCTTGTGAACCGTTTGTTCCTGTTCTTAGCAAACATGGGTCAAATATTCTTCAGTGGCCATCAGAAATGCTAATTTACACAAATACAGACCCATCAATTTCTTATAGCTGCAATCCTTTATATTTTGATTTCAAGTTATCAAGAGCAACTGACAGCCAAGAAAAGCCCAAGCATCAGCCAAACATACCTCATTTGCACCATAAAAGTGAATCCAACCATAGCTTGAATTTTACAAATAAACCTACTCCAGAGTGTGGTGattatgaaacagaaattaataaagATGTGTGTGACTATACAATACCCCTTATAAGTGACAATTCCCTCCTCAGAAATTGTGATCTTGCAAAACATCAAACTAAAGTGTCCTTGGATGAATCATTCAGgattagaaaaatagaaaagtatcACATTTCTAAAAATCACTTACGACAAAACACTGTGATAGATGAGAAATACAACAAACTCTGGATCAAAGAAAGCCATGAAAAATGGCTTCACAAAAGTAGAAAacggaaaaggaaaaggaaattgtatcatcatcatcatcactgtGGGGACATGATAGCAGCAGAAATGGAGATGTCCTCAATGAGTGAAAAACAAATCAGTTACCGAGATGAAAACAAATATCAGCACCTCCAAAATAATCCAGAGAAGTGGAGATATGATGTGGGTAATATCTGGCTAGCTGCAGGTGAGCTACAGCATTCTCATCAAAAACTTGGTATTGAAAATGGTCATAAGAGAGTCATGTCTGAACCACATCATGTACATGGGGACAGAGGCTGGTGTGATGTTTGGAGTGCAACCAACAACCAGCACCATGGTTGTAAGCAATGGCACAGAAGGAGCAGAGCAAGTTCTCGAGAATATGCAAAGCAGCTGGCTCTGAGTTCCAGGAGGCACAGCCTCAGGTACGCTAAAACATGTTGTAGCTGGAAAGTCAGGAGGTCAAGCTGTAGCCCAGAGCATAAATGTTTAGGACACTGCAGTGTGGAAAAGAGTCTGAGTCAAAAACAGTCCGTAAAGAGAGGTTACAGTGTtctaacagaagaaacaaagaaatcccACTGCAAGCGGAGAGAGCATATCTGTTCCTCTTCATCAGAAGAAAGCTGGTACGGGCAAACATTATCAGCAGAGGAATATCTGAGGCAAGCTCAAACTATAGGTACACATCACAGGATAAAAGGGAAacgaaggaaaagaaaaaccagaatCCATCACATATTACTTGACAGGAAAGCAAGGAGTGAGAACTCCAGACCTTCCACAGAAAGTTCTGCAAATTCTACGTTAAATGTTTTGAGGGACCTCTCGACTCAAGACAGTCTAGAGGAAGTTAGTGCAGATCCCAAAGCTGATCATGCAAAAGACACGGATGAAACAACGCAACTGGAGGAAAGCAAGTCATCTCTAGACACTGACAGTTCACACATGTTAGAACACAATGAACCAAGGGTGTGCACAGCGATGGAGAACACACAGGGTGTATTTTCTGATGTCACTGTGCCTCTTCCTGAGCACTGCactccagcagctgccagcacaCAGGGTGttctgcaagaggaaaagaagaaagaagaggtcaACAGTAATGAAAATCAGGCTCATTACAAACCTCCCCTCCCCAACAGACATTTGGAACAAGCTCCTCCTAGATCCTATCTTTGCCATTATGAATTGGCTGAGTCTCTACcacatgagaaaataaatgaggtGACTGGTGAATGGGTACAGTGTAATCCTGGTATATTTAGCAGCCCACCACCCTTGCCATTCAAGGAAGCACATGTAAACAGTCACACCTTTTTAACTACTGAGCAGTTACTAGCCCCTTTTACCCTGCCTGATCAGACACTGATATTTCCTCCAGATAACCACGACAAATTCAAAGATCTCTCGTCTGAGGCCTATCAGCAGATCATGCCACAAAACATACTGGCCAGCAAAGTGAAGTTCACCTTCCCTCCCACAGCAATCCAGCCCCCGAATTCCCCGCTGCAGCCTGTACCCCTGCAGCTGCCACTGTGCTCTACCTCCGTCACCACCATCCACCACACTGTCCTACAGCAGCATGCCGCTGCTTCACTGAAGGTTCTCCAGCCCCACCAGCAGTTTCTCTCACAGGTCCCGGCTCTTTCCCGAGCTCCTTTACCTCATGTGGCAGTAGGACCAAGGCTTTGCCCAGGGGCTCACACAGCTTTTGTCACCGCGCCGCACTTGCCACTGCTGCCACCCTCGGTCCTGCCACCAAGCCCGCCGGCATTCCCACTGCTGCCGCACACCGTCTTCCCATCCCTGCTGTCCGCACACCCTACTGTcatctccctgcagcccctctttTAG
- the ZNF804A gene encoding zinc finger protein 804A isoform X7 gives MIHSRVKSLAMYMEHQETQKSEDYAEKKNTIAEALEDLKANFYCELCDKQYYKHQEFDNHINSYDHAHKQRLKELKQREFARNIASKSWKDERKQEKALRRLHKLAELRKERTCAPGSGPMFKSTTVTVRDHCSNIPQSAAIDSTNNQDLIHGAQNGEDVASVTSSIPGNACSNKSDTSKCGDRVQGAQGHRVGFSFAFPKKAVVKLESSAAVFYEYNDDTSIEHRFGRRSRFVPGACNIHSPSVAEIVLCPEKKHNCFHPLVKKCIGTAEAPKAQEPEKLAGKESSVLESPVLTPAASHSKQLVSLHMGGYGIDVNAADVIDQTLPVAVDSAQVLPLDCSGYELQANRALAQAVVEDSLSLQDVAEENDTDSNSDPSMTETEIKRLVADVSVPSVSEESSGGTVQSKPDMHKRPCEPFVPVLSKHGSNILQWPSEMLIYTNTDPSISYSCNPLYFDFKLSRATDSQEKPKHQPNIPHLHHKSESNHSLNFTNKPTPECGDYETEINKDVCDYTIPLISDNSLLRNCDLAKHQTKVSLDESFRIRKIEKYHISKNHLRQNTVIDEKYNKLWIKESHEKWLHKSRKRKRKRKLYHHHHHCGDMIAAEMEMSSMSEKQISYRDENKYQHLQNNPEKWRYDVGNIWLAAGELQHSHQKLGIENGHKRVMSEPHHVHGDRGWCDVWSATNNQHHGCKQWHRRSRASSREYAKQLALSSRRHSLRYAKTCCSWKVRRSSCSPEHKCLGHCSVEKSLSQKQSVKRGYSVLTEETKKSHCKRREHICSSSSEESWYGQTLSAEEYLRQAQTIGTHHRIKGKRRKRKTRIHHILLDRKARSENSRPSTESSANSTLNVLRDLSTQDSLEEVSADPKADHAKDTDETTQLEESKSSLDTDSSHMLEHNEPRVCTAMENTQGVFSDVTVPLPEHCTPAAASTQGVLQEEKKKEEVNSNENQAHYKPPLPNRHLEQAPPRSYLCHYELAESLPHEKINEVTGEWVQCNPGIFSSPPPLPFKEAHVNSHTFLTTEQLLAPFTLPDQTLIFPPDNHDKFKDLSSEAYQQIMPQNILASKVKFTFPPTAIQPPNSPLQPVPLQLPLCSTSVTTIHHTVLQQHAAASLKVLQPHQQFLSQVPALSRAPLPHVAVGPRLCPGAHTAFVTAPHLPLLPPSVLPPSPPAFPLLPHTVFPSLLSAHPTVISLQPLF, from the exons AGACTGAAGGAGCTGAAACAGAGGGAGTTTGCTCGAAACATAGCATCTAAGTCATGGaaagatgaaaggaaacaggagaaagcCCTTCGACGTTTGCACAAGCTGGCTGAGCTAAGGAAAGAGAGAACTTG tGCTCCTGGAAGTGGCCCTATGTTCAAATCTACTACAGTGACTGTGCGAGATCATTGCAGTAATATCCCCCAAAGTGCTGCCATAGATTCTACCAACAATCAGGATTTAATTCATGGTGCACAGAATGGTGAAGATGTTGCTTCTGTTACTTCTTCCATTCCTGGAAATGCGTGTAGTAATAAATCTGACACTAGCAAATGTGGAGATCGGGTTCAAGGAGCTCAAGGACATAGAGTTggtttctcttttgcttttcccaAGAAAGCAGTGGTCAAACTGGAgtcttcagctgctgttttctaTGAATATAATGACGATACGTCTATAGAGCATAGATTTGGTAGAAGAAGTAGATTTGTTCCAGGAGCATGTAACATTCATTCTCCTTCAGTGGCAGAAATAGTCCTGTGCCCTGAGAAGAAACATAACTGTTTTCACCCACTGGTGAAAAAATGCATAGGCACAGCAGAAGCTCCTAAAGCTCAGGAGCCAGAAAAACTGGCTGGTAAAGAAAGCAGTGTGCTGGAGTCTCCTGTCTTAactcctgctgcatcccattCAAAGCAGCTAGTTTCCTTGCACATGGGTGGCTATGGCATTGATGTGAATGCAGCAGACGTAATCGACCAAACGCTGCCCGTGGCTGTGGACAGTGCTCAGGTCCTACCCCTGGACTGCAGTGGGTATGAGCTGCAGGCAAACAGGGCTCTGGCACAGGCAGTTGTGGAGGACTCTTTATCTCTGCAGGATGTTGCTGAGGAAAATGATACAGATAGCAACAGTGATCCATCCATgactgaaactgaaataaaaagactgGTTGCAGATGTATCAGTTCCATCAGTGTCTGAAGAAAGTAGTGGTGGAACCGTACAAAGCAAACCGGACATGCACAAGAGACCTTGTGAACCGTTTGTTCCTGTTCTTAGCAAACATGGGTCAAATATTCTTCAGTGGCCATCAGAAATGCTAATTTACACAAATACAGACCCATCAATTTCTTATAGCTGCAATCCTTTATATTTTGATTTCAAGTTATCAAGAGCAACTGACAGCCAAGAAAAGCCCAAGCATCAGCCAAACATACCTCATTTGCACCATAAAAGTGAATCCAACCATAGCTTGAATTTTACAAATAAACCTACTCCAGAGTGTGGTGattatgaaacagaaattaataaagATGTGTGTGACTATACAATACCCCTTATAAGTGACAATTCCCTCCTCAGAAATTGTGATCTTGCAAAACATCAAACTAAAGTGTCCTTGGATGAATCATTCAGgattagaaaaatagaaaagtatcACATTTCTAAAAATCACTTACGACAAAACACTGTGATAGATGAGAAATACAACAAACTCTGGATCAAAGAAAGCCATGAAAAATGGCTTCACAAAAGTAGAAAacggaaaaggaaaaggaaattgtatcatcatcatcatcactgtGGGGACATGATAGCAGCAGAAATGGAGATGTCCTCAATGAGTGAAAAACAAATCAGTTACCGAGATGAAAACAAATATCAGCACCTCCAAAATAATCCAGAGAAGTGGAGATATGATGTGGGTAATATCTGGCTAGCTGCAGGTGAGCTACAGCATTCTCATCAAAAACTTGGTATTGAAAATGGTCATAAGAGAGTCATGTCTGAACCACATCATGTACATGGGGACAGAGGCTGGTGTGATGTTTGGAGTGCAACCAACAACCAGCACCATGGTTGTAAGCAATGGCACAGAAGGAGCAGAGCAAGTTCTCGAGAATATGCAAAGCAGCTGGCTCTGAGTTCCAGGAGGCACAGCCTCAGGTACGCTAAAACATGTTGTAGCTGGAAAGTCAGGAGGTCAAGCTGTAGCCCAGAGCATAAATGTTTAGGACACTGCAGTGTGGAAAAGAGTCTGAGTCAAAAACAGTCCGTAAAGAGAGGTTACAGTGTtctaacagaagaaacaaagaaatcccACTGCAAGCGGAGAGAGCATATCTGTTCCTCTTCATCAGAAGAAAGCTGGTACGGGCAAACATTATCAGCAGAGGAATATCTGAGGCAAGCTCAAACTATAGGTACACATCACAGGATAAAAGGGAAacgaaggaaaagaaaaaccagaatCCATCACATATTACTTGACAGGAAAGCAAGGAGTGAGAACTCCAGACCTTCCACAGAAAGTTCTGCAAATTCTACGTTAAATGTTTTGAGGGACCTCTCGACTCAAGACAGTCTAGAGGAAGTTAGTGCAGATCCCAAAGCTGATCATGCAAAAGACACGGATGAAACAACGCAACTGGAGGAAAGCAAGTCATCTCTAGACACTGACAGTTCACACATGTTAGAACACAATGAACCAAGGGTGTGCACAGCGATGGAGAACACACAGGGTGTATTTTCTGATGTCACTGTGCCTCTTCCTGAGCACTGCactccagcagctgccagcacaCAGGGTGttctgcaagaggaaaagaagaaagaagaggtcaACAGTAATGAAAATCAGGCTCATTACAAACCTCCCCTCCCCAACAGACATTTGGAACAAGCTCCTCCTAGATCCTATCTTTGCCATTATGAATTGGCTGAGTCTCTACcacatgagaaaataaatgaggtGACTGGTGAATGGGTACAGTGTAATCCTGGTATATTTAGCAGCCCACCACCCTTGCCATTCAAGGAAGCACATGTAAACAGTCACACCTTTTTAACTACTGAGCAGTTACTAGCCCCTTTTACCCTGCCTGATCAGACACTGATATTTCCTCCAGATAACCACGACAAATTCAAAGATCTCTCGTCTGAGGCCTATCAGCAGATCATGCCACAAAACATACTGGCCAGCAAAGTGAAGTTCACCTTCCCTCCCACAGCAATCCAGCCCCCGAATTCCCCGCTGCAGCCTGTACCCCTGCAGCTGCCACTGTGCTCTACCTCCGTCACCACCATCCACCACACTGTCCTACAGCAGCATGCCGCTGCTTCACTGAAGGTTCTCCAGCCCCACCAGCAGTTTCTCTCACAGGTCCCGGCTCTTTCCCGAGCTCCTTTACCTCATGTGGCAGTAGGACCAAGGCTTTGCCCAGGGGCTCACACAGCTTTTGTCACCGCGCCGCACTTGCCACTGCTGCCACCCTCGGTCCTGCCACCAAGCCCGCCGGCATTCCCACTGCTGCCGCACACCGTCTTCCCATCCCTGCTGTCCGCACACCCTACTGTcatctccctgcagcccctctttTAG